The following nucleotide sequence is from Anguilla rostrata isolate EN2019 chromosome 3, ASM1855537v3, whole genome shotgun sequence.
GCCGAGAGGCACGCTCGGGCTTGCCCCGCCGCGAAAGCAGCCAGCATCAAGGTGACGGGCGCCATTGAGAAGAACCCCAATGCCACGTTTCACCGATCTCCCTGAGTCCCTGAAAGGCCCCAGCTGTAACTCTGACTCTCGCGTACACACAGCTTCATTTCCAACATGTTGGATaaagatatttcagttttttcatgaATGAAATGTGACGTTGTGGATGATCGGGGTGTAGTAAGGAGTTGTTTTGCTGTGAATCATATCTGGGCTCAGCGATTCTGCCAGAGGCTGTGTACTGTTTGTACGCTTCGGTCGAAGTGCACGTCATATACAGCATCTGCAGTCCTGTTTGTGACCTCATGAAAGCTGGAAAACACGTAAATCAGAagtcgtgtgcgtgtgggatttaaataaaattaaaaaatatatatataattttatatacatGATTCACTTCTCTGCATTTGAAAGCTTGGGACAACTGTTACAGAAAATATCATGCTCAAAAGGCCAAATGACCAAAGTTAACGGAAATTCTTAAATGTGGGATCCTTGTTATACCATTTGCCAGTATATTATGTAATTCCAGTTGTTCAGAGAAATTGGCCTGGTGTATATTTaacgtttttaaaatttgttttgaagaagaagaattgcaaagtttcaaacaaataaaaaatcagtgtcTTGCTTGAACAAGGTAGTGGTGTTACAATCAAaacatctgtgtttgtgcattaaaCAACTGATTAAGCCTGTGTCAAAGACTCCACAGAATATAAACAGTGGAGTAACTACAGTTTATTCAGGGGCTGCCAGCACACTGCCTGGTTTGTACGTATTTGTGAACCATAGCAGATAATTCGTAGAGAACCATAAACGTTGTTTTCATTAGCATGGtctaaaataatatgaatgcaTCTACGGAGTGTGtagtgtgctgctgcagtgtgcagtgggtCATAACAGAGGTTGGGTCACGGGGGGGTAGGGGTCAAAGGTTAAGCTGTACTGATTGTAGAGGGAGCAGTACTTTGTATagttcagcctctctctctcttcgtctcCAGCGGTCTGACACCCGGCCCCTCGCTCGCTTCTTCTTTGCGGACGAGGAGGTGACCCGCGTGACGATGGAGCTCAACGCGGTCGACCTACGCAAGGACCCCCAGAAGTATCTGGTGCTGCTCAACCGACTACGAGTGAGCCAGGTAAGGCACCTGTCTGTGGGCTCGATCTGTAGGTGTGACCGTTCCAACGAAGCTTTTTCTCATCTGTTCTCATTCTGGGACGGGCCTGCCTcctggccagcagagggcgccggTAAAACtgggttttttgtttatatgtCAGGATCAGATGCTGCGCTCCATCGAGCTGGTGATGGAGGACTGCATCCCAGCGCAGCGGCAGAGCAGAGATTACCACGTCAAGTTCCCGGACGAGATCCTGCACGAGAACCTGGGCGTGCAGCTGTGGTTCGCCGCCGaggtgaggtcaaaggtcacacgCTGAAGAAAACCGGCTTCAGAAATGAGCGATCTATACGGAGCCAAGCTGATCTATGTCACAATGCTGATCCATGTTCTTCTGTGTCCTTCTGAATCCTTTCTGTTGTGAACTAACAGAAAGACGTTGCTCTCTAGACAGGTGCTGCAATAGGGTCCGATCAATGTGCTGTCTggttatttttttggttcataaACTCCACTTGCCCTCACAGCTGCTCGATGGACTGTGTTTGTTGCGACTAGTCAGCACAAGAATGTCAAGTACTGTGCTGATAACGTAGAAAACCGCCCTGGGTCAAAACATGATTTCATGTACTTTAAACCCTTTAGACACAAGGAAAATTCCAGAAGTTTACAGACATTTTCCACTCATTCAGGCCCATATTAAGAACAAAATTATTCTTTGAAATTAGTGAATTATCTGGTTAATGAGACGTTCCAAGGAAGCTGCAGGAgtgttttataaatgtatggGCATCTTAAagtatttcagaaatgtgttcaACCCAGGTTTGGCAGGAAGCCACAAAGAAAACCGTTTGTGTGCGTTTAAGTGGTGTATGTGTTTTGgtagggtggtgtgtgtgtgtgtgtgtgtacatagaAGGTCCTGAGTACGCTTATGGtttgtggtctctctctctctttctttttctctctccgttTGGTGGGGCAGTGCCTCTCCGCGGGCTCCTTCCTGGAGGTGCGGGAGGTGGAGGGGCAGCGCTTGCGCCCCCTGGCGGAGCAGATGCTGCAGTGCCTGGAGGACGCCCGGTTGCAGCTGAGGGAGCAGAGCCTGGGGGACGGCCACGCCTACTCTCTGCCCCTGCGCGAAGCCCTCCTGCGCTACGACTCCGCCTTCTCGCAGTTTGAGCTCAGGTACCTCCCCGGGTCACATGCCCGCTACATCCAACTTCTTCAGATCAGGACGGCCACGGCAGAAGAGACCAGACTGGTGTAATTTAAACCCTGGACTCACATAGATTTTAATGTTCAATAGCAAACACTGCAGTTGACTGGACTTTGTAAAACTCATTCACCAGACTAAAGAAAAGTCATTCTGGAAGCATTCTAAAATTGTCTAATCGGCTAAAGCCTTTTTGATCTGAACTGCCCTTGGCAGATATTGTCTGTTCTTCTGTTCCTCTGTCATCACTGATTTAAAGGCCTCTTtagataattgcatttcattgttGATGTGAGAAATTGGCTGTCAGTGGCATACATCTGTTGTATAGCTGCAATCCAGAAATACCAAACTTACATTATTTCCGCGTAGCGAACTGAACTTGTGGCAACAAGTTGTGTTTTCTTGCCTTGTACGGGCAAAACAGACAAATTGTTTAAAGTACTTTAATTTTGAaagaatacataaaatatattttagataaCACCATATTTCCTGCATGGTTGACTTTAAAAGATATCTCTAACTTCACCGTTATTTCATATGATTATGCGTTTGGTTGATAATATGTTTACTTGAAGATTTTCAGATGACTATATGTAGATACCACCACATAAacatgtgatatatatatatatatatcatgtatgtatgtatatatatatatatgtatatataaataacttAAGTATTATTAAATAATGACTCTGGAgaattttgtatgttttcttatACATGATTATACCTACTATTATCAGCTAATAAACGGAACTCATTGGCTGTCCTCGTTCGTGATcctgaggagtgtgtgtgtgtagagacgGGAGCAGGTGTGCTAAAGTGTTGTCTCGTTCGGCGCAGCTACGTTTCCACGGTGATCCCGGTCAAGTCGGCCGAGGAGCTTCAGAGGCAGCAGGAGATCGTGGTGCTTTTCTGCGAGACCGTCGACAGGTGACCGAAACTTCGCCTTTTCCGATTAAGGGGACATTGGCTCCTCGCATTCAAGCTCCATCCGGTGTTCAGAGCTCCCCCTCTTTCTGTGACCCACTTAATCGTGTTCAAATGCGAAATTTGAATGCCTCATAAAAGAGTTCAGtttgcatttgagtgtgtgGAAGGGGTTTAACATGTTTGACAGGTGGATTATGACTCCAGGTAAAATGTATGCACTGTCCTTCATTTGCGTAGCTGGCGCCCTTGTCCGtttaacatttttcacatttcattcatttgccattcatttgtacatttgaatattttattggaGCAGTTCACCTACTACTGTTGTACATCACGGTACAACCGCAGTGCCCTAGTTGGGCTTCTAACCTGTAATATCTCTGTTACAAGCCAGTACTAAGTTGCTATTAGCTGCCCTGTCCTTGATTAAACGGTTATCTCTCCTGTCCTACAGAGCACTCAAACTGGGCTACCTAAAGCAGGAGCTGATCGATGGCTACGAGCCCCTTGTTATGTTCACCATTCCACGGCTGGCCATTATCTGGTGAGTCTGCTGTGACCTCCCACCTGTATATTGACTTTTCACCTGCTCACTGACCTGAAACCTGCTCGCTGACCTCTCACCTGCTAGCTGACCTTTCACCTGCACACTGCCAATGGTGCACTGTTTTGtccctttgtttttcttttttccccactcaacctttttttccatttcgaGAAACCATTGAGGACGAAACCTCATTTACAATGGTGTCGGGTTACAGACAATAAAACGGTGGAATATTAAAACATTGTGATAAAATAGACTTTacaatttaaaacattcagtgtaAAAAGAATTGGAAGTTCATAAGTGcaagagaaaatatttattttttatttatattttttatgtcacTGGCCAGTAAAATGGCTGTGTCACTCACTACAACCAAGCCAACCTGAGCAGTGGCTGTTCAGCTGTAGTTAATTAGAATGCGTGGACTGTCATTAATTTGACTGGCCACGTTTGTAATGGGTTTGGAATGATGAGGATGACCGTGTGCTCCCGCCCCTCTCCACAGCGGCCTGCTGATCTTCCCGGACGGTCCCCTGAATCTACAGCACGGGTCCCAGGGCATGTCCAGCCTGTTCAGTCCCTTCTACACCCTGCTCGTTAAAATCAGGtacccgcccctcccctcgtTTGCCTCTGTTCCCTTCCGTCCATCCCTGAGGAGCTCTCTggtgtttttccatttgtttgtttgtttgtcttccCTTCATTTAACCGGGCAGGTTAACAATGTAGGGCATGGATACAGTGACAATGTAGGGCAtgtactcaaatctggacctcaaatccaaatccggccctggttttctttcccccctggtaattaattgaacaatttgtgctactgattggccagactgtattcacactTAACTCCCAtgtaaagggagggtgggaaaACCAGCTGTTCTTGGACCTCTCGATTTGACTACCAGGGTGAGCGGGGAAATGAAGGGATTATGTAGTTAATCTGATGCTGAGGGATATTTGGGTAGAGTTTTCCTGTGTAGAGTAGAATCCCAGCAGTCTAAGAGGTTTCTCTGTGCTAACAGAATCCCAGAAGTCTAACCGAGTTTCTCTGTGCTAACAGAATCCCAGAAGTCTAACCGAGTTTCTCTGTGCTAACAGAATCCCAGAAGTCTAACCGAGTTTCCCTGTGCTAACAGAATCCCAGCAGTCTAAGAGGTTTTCCTGTGCTAACAGAATCCCAGAAGTCTAACTGAGTTTCTCTGTGTAGAATAGAATCCCAGCAGTCTAACAGAGTTTCCCTGTGTAGAATAGAATCCCAGCAGTCTAACAGAGTTTCCCTGTGTAGAATAGAATCCCAGCAGTCTAACAGAGTTTCCCTGTGCTCACAGAATCCCAGAAGTCTAACTGAGTTTCTCTGTGTAGAATAGAATCCCAGCAGTCTAACAGAGTTTCCCTGTGCTAACAGAATCCCAGCAGTCTAACAGAGTTTCCCTGTGTACAATAGAATCCCAGCAGTCTAACAGAGTTTCCCTGTGCAGGGACCTGCTGCGTATCCTGACGAAGGAGGAGCTATACGTGCTGGAGAAGAGCCTGTGTGCAGCCGAGTCCAGCGGCCTGCTGTGctcggcgccccctgctggccactCCCCTACTGACTATGTGCCAATGAGGGCAGGGGACTATGGGGGGTCTCGGCGCAGGCTGTTCCGCAGTGCGCATgccgtcccgccccccctccgcccgaCCACACCCTCAGAGACtgagccacacccccacagcaTCGCCTTGGGCGATGATCGCACAGCGGTCCACTCACCCCCACAGCCCAGCTCCGCGCCTTCCCCTGAACTTCCAAGCGGGGCCCCCCCCTCCGTTCACCACATGCCGTCCTCACCTTTGCCCCCAGAGCCAGCCTCACCCACATCCTCAGCTCCGCCCACAATCCTGGCCCTGCCCACAACCCCGCCCTCTGGCCTGTCCACAGCCGCTGGCTCCACTCCGTCCCCTCAGGCAGACTGTGTGACCAGGCCCCAGCCTGGGGAGCAGATTGCGAACGCTACCGGGCTAGCCGCCCCGGTCAGGGAGCGGTTCTATTACTACCGCAGTCCAGCAGAGCCCAGAGTGGGAACCGTCGCCGAATGCACCTGGCGATCCCGCCGCAGGCAGAGCTGGCACTGCGGCCAGTTACCCCCCGGCACAGACCCCCGGAGGTAAAGtggggaaaaatattttataccaTCCATTCTTTCCcactcgcacgcgcacacacgcacacaacaccaccaccaccacctcaccAAAACATACCACATCACAAATGCGCACGCCACCTTAGCAAGAACGCgcaacacatatgcacacaatgTAACACAAACAGCCACTCTGCCAACGCTCACACACTTTGTAATCCAAGAgaaacgctttggataaaagcttctgccaaataaatgcaatgtaatgagtgtgtgtctgcgtgcgtgtgtctgcgtgtacgcatgtgtgctagcgtgtgtgcgcgagtgagtgcgtgcgtgtttgcgtgtacgcatgtgtgctagcgtgtgtgtgtgagtgagtgtgtgtgtgtctgagcgtgagcgtgcgtgcgagcgagtGCGTGATTGGCTTTAACGAGGCGGAGAAGCGGCTCGTTTCAGGCCTGCTCCGCAAGCCTTAATGACGGGGCCCTTTGAAGCAGCGCTTCACGGCCGGCTGCACCCCCCGCGCCGGGCCCTTGTTCCGCAGCGCGCCGGGGGCCCCGAGGGCCCGGGGCTTAATTGGGGGCGCGGGCGCGTGGTTCGGCGGGTGCGCTGTACTGATGTGTCCGTCTCTTTCTCCGCCAGGCCGGGCATGGGGCACAACGCCAGGCACGCCAGCAGCCGGGACCTGCGGGCGCGCTACAGCAGCAGCAACGACATGGTGCACCGGCTCTTCGTCTGCATCTCGGGTAACTGACCGCGCTCCGCTCCACTGGGTGGCTCCTCTTACACtgtcccagtgtgtggatgagccccactGCCCCCTATCCAATCTGGACCATGCCACTGTCAGCTGAGTGGATCCCCCTCTTACACtgtcccagtgtgtggatgagccccactGTCTCCTATACAATCTGGACCATGCCACTGTCAGCTGGGTGGCTCCCCCTCTTACACtgtcccagtgtgtggatgagccccactGTCTCCTATCCAATCTGGACCGTGCCACTGTCAGCTGGGTGGCTCCCCCTCTTACACtgtcccagtgtgtggatgagccccactGTCTCCTATCCAATCTGGACCGTGCCACTGTCAGCTGCAGACCATAAATGGCTGCTGCATTTcccagaggcagagagggagggaggggggaagggacTGCATTAGGATGTATGTTTGTCTAATCGTGTACCGGGGACCAGTGGCACAGGATTCAGAGCAAAgcacatgcaggtgtgtgtgcacctgaaTTGACGTTGGGGAGAAACAAAGGATACAGTTTTAATAAGCCTCTTATCCTGAATTACCACTGTACatctccagctgtgtgaatgtaCAGCATGTAATGGGTGAGCGGCTAAATCAGCCAGCGTGACCATATTACCACTCAACccgtaataatgataataaatacaGATGCAGGTGGCAATACTGTGGTCTTAGCACTTCGAAAAACACTGATAAGCATATGTGTCTTAAATTGTggtgaatcttttttttctgtaattgaacagaaagaaaatgctgAGTAAATGCTGTGGGTCTGAGTTGGGTGTGGAAAATCTTCTTTTTTGCAGGGGTAGCCGACCAGCTGCAGACTAACTTTGCCAGTGACATGCGAGCGATTCTGAAAAGCGTCTTTGAGCTCATTGTCTCCAGAGACGACTCGGAGGAAGAAAACGTCGAAAATAAGAGTAAGAATCCTTTGTAATGTCTCCCctcgtgcgtgtgtgagtaagcATCCTTTCTAatgtctcctctgtgtgtgtgtgtgtgtgtgtgtgtgcgttcgtatATCTCATCTTGGGAATATGGAAAGTACAGATCATCTTGAACCAGTGGAAATGATTTCATGAAACGCCTAAGTTTGACATTTAGTTTCAGCGTTTTCTGAAATGATGATAACCTGCATGTGTTCTTTTTGTGTGCCTGCAgggatggaggaagaggagaagacgGTGCAGGAGGAGTCTGGCCTTCAGCAGGAGGGCTGTGAGCTGTGCGTGGATCAGAGAAGGGGAGTACCCAGAGTGGGTAACGTCGCAGGTGAGGGAGTCAGAGACTCACAATCGCCTCCAGGTCATTACAGTAAACCGACGGGATATTCCCCATAGTTTCGCTATTTGTGTTTCAAACACTTTCCCTTTGCTTAATTGGCGAAGCATTTCTCGATGCCATTTTAACTtactctgcctttctctcttcGATCTGCCTCCCCCATGTATCCCATGATGCTCAGGGCCCCCGGTCTGGGTCCCGGACAGCGCCTGCGACCACTGCATGGCCTGCCACGCCCCGTTCACTCTGCTGCGTCGCCGACACCACTGCCGGAGCTGTGGGAAGGTGCGTGGGTTGCGGtgtcctctctcacctctctctcggGGTGACAGTAAAGCGGGCCAACTGTGGCTGTCGGGCACACTGCAGAAATGTGTGCGGAATGTGTTTCCTTTTCTCCCGATGTTAGTTGGCTCCGGAAAACTGCCGCAAGAACTCTTcactcttttatttatttatttatttttgactggGAACAACATTGCATTTTCCCATTTCTGCTCTTGTTAATGGAATGTAGAAGTCTTAAGTTTTTAAACGTACCCTTCTCTCGTCCCCCAGATCTTCTGCTCTCGGTGCTCGCCCAAcgaggcccccctcccccgcctcggCCAGCGGACGCCGGTGCGCGTGTGCAACCACTGTTTCAGCTGCCACACCGTGGGTGAAACGGCACAGCTCTGACCTGCACCGGCACCGACCAGAGGCGTCTGGGAGAAAAAATGCAGTTATAACATGGCTGACACCAATGGGCACAGAGTGCATCGCTAGGCTCTACGCGCGCAATGTGCGAGGCGTTCCGCGGCTCTCTGTCCTGACGCTCCTTCGCCATCTCGTTCGGATCCTCAGAAGGACCACTCGCCGTGGTGCTCATGTTCGAAGCTCGAACTTGCTGcataatttcaatattttcGCTGATATGATCACTGCTTGCACAATTTTTGTACTGAtgccatgttaaaaaaaagccttacTGTAACATTCTTGCTTTGTCCTACACATAGCCTATGAAGCAAACTGACCATAGTCGATAAATGGCTAACacttcaatgtttttgttttatggcaGTACAGTGGGCTACACAGCAGTTTGCAAGCTATGAACATATTTATcctctattttttttccaagatgGAAATTTGTCAGAATCAAGATGGTCTTTATGGTCTATTACAGGATTTGTTGGCAgatctgtaattttttttttttttttttgtaattatgtatTTGTCGTATTTGCCCATTTGGTGCAACGCATTCTGGATCTAATTTATAGAGAAgccaaaatgaaattgaataaaacatgaatgcatGGTTCGGGTGTATAAACCATAACTTTAGCGCAGAgttttaaattgtgtgtgtgtatgtgcatcatTTAGGGGTCAGAAAAGTATTGTCACAGTTAGTTTGGGTCCTtggaacagacatttatacagTGAAGTGCAACGTTAATATTGTAAATGGTGCTGAAGACGGTGCAATTTATTGTACTGCCAAATTACGTCTTCCCTGCCGCTGGAGCTAGTCTGTAATCCGAAATGgcatgcagtttttatttttggctccGCAAATGTGGGACGGGACTGTTATTGCAGCTACACACGGGCTTCCTCTTTACTTCTGACtgtttccccccttctcctATAAGTTCCAAAACGAGGCTGTCCTTCCAATTGTGGCTGCGTTCGAATTTGAAATATCAGGTTTCCCGCCCATGGATGTTTTtaagactgaaatgaaatgtcatatTTGACTCGACAGGAAAGAACACCTTCGCCTAacctaagcttgtgaagtcccgGAAGTAAGCCTGCACTGTGAATGTTGAGAGTAAAACATGGGGGGGAAATGGGGAATATTAGATTTTTGAAGGCAAAACTTTCCCGATGGTACTTCGAAAACTGTATTAACGATCGCAACGTTTCTTATGAAAAGAAGACTAAAAATACGTAATAagatatgtatatttaaatatttgtccaAGACTTCTGGAACAAAGCAgccattgtttcacaaactgctaTATACACATAAgaaaatttatgatcacaaaaaaatgaccGAAGAAGTTTTCTTGTTAAATCACCGCGCTGTAGAGGCTGTTTCACCGCCGGCCCCTCTGCCCTCTTCAGTTCCTATGTACGGTAGGCTACGTCTATGCTCTAAGGAGTACCGTGAAATGAGCGACAGCAAGACGGCTACGTGCATGACGTGCCATATACTTCCACGTCCTTTACGGGCACCAGCTATGACAACAGCCTTGTGGCATCGCTTATCGTCTGTGGGTAATCAAGTGTTGACTTCCGATCCAAGCAACTATCAGTACATCTGAGCAGCGCTGAATATAAAGTTAATTTGTAAAGCGTATGCTACCCTTAAATAACATATGTTTGTGAAGTTCTGTATACAGCGATATATCTCGTTGGTTATTAATATTTGACGAGGATAAAtaaactcacacatacaggctACCGCGAATTATAAATTGTCCTACAgcaggaatacaaaaataattgagGGCAAAGTACTGCCCGTGGGCGCTAAGCCATGGACTTCCGGGTTACAGTGGAGGGACAATAATGTAATTGTTTACTGGTGAAATAAAACTTTCTATGTTTATCATTTCACCAAACAGCGTATAGGTTGTATTAATGGGGCGACACAATAAAAACGACAACTGAGACTTATATTCGGTCATATTTCGTAACATTGTTTCGAATGGGCGTGTACCTGAAGAGGGCCAGCGTTGCAAAGCAAGGGAGTGGTTGTAACGATCCGAGGGGCGTGGTGAAGTCTACGTCACCCACTTCAAGCGAGTCGATAGCTTTCACTACGCTTAACTGCTGTAGAATTAGCTACCCTACCTAGCAGGATCGGTGTCACCGTCGTTTCGCTTCATTTTATGACAAAAATGGAGATCAATGGATGCAACATCCAGGTTCTGTTACAAGCTGCCGAATATTtggaaagaagagaaagaggtaATGTCAAAATTGCAATTGAAATACGCCCACATTAAATGACAGTTGTAAGTAAACAAATAACAGCCAGTCAGTCTGCAAAAATCAGTCGTTTCCTAGTTAatcttttcctgttttaaattgGTTGATGCATGTGTAGATTCTACAAAAATGGGGATAATCAAATAGGCAATTTTTTCGAGTGTGAAAATCGGGGCAGTCGCATAGCGAGAGCGGTGTAATTTTAGTAGGCTGACTGCTAGCATTGATGGCTATGTTTGACTGACTGACCTACATTTGAGCACAATGTACACAAAGGCGCCAAGTCGTCACTGATTTGAAAGCGCGTAGTGGGCATAGAATGAATGAAAGTATATGAATTAAATCGCGGTACTTTTTCGCAACTCTCTTGCCttcattgtattttgttttaatgcctAAATATAGTTATTTCATATGTTGTCGGGTCCTGTCTTCAAATGCGATGGTGGCGCCAAaaatagaactgtcattgactGTCTGCGTCCACCAGAAACCAGTATTACGCGCTTTAAGTGTAAtgcttttattataaaatagttAGCTGAAACAGGTACAGCAAGCAGGGTACGCAGATAAACTCATTTACACCCTGTATATCATTCACCCGGTTTAAGAATGTTAGGTTTGCGCTGGTCCCGGTGTTCTGTCAGAAATGGGATGGGCTCAGGTCTGCCTGTCCCGGTTGAGCGGGGACAAAGGCTTGACCCGTGCATTGTTTGTGGTTTGTCTCCCAGAAGCGGAGCATGGCTACGCATCTGTACCTCCTTTCTACAGTAAAGGGGCATCCGATAAGAggggcaaacaaaaaaacaagaagagcGATGCGGACAGCACAAGGTAAGGTTATATAACTACTGTGACTGGGCGGAGGCATTGATGGGGGTCATTTTTAGCTAACTAGAATAGCTTGCTATTTAATGCCCCATAGCCTACATTTAGAGACGACTTGTTTAACTCACTTGTTGAAAAAATATTCGTTATCACGTTATTCGAATCACTTGCGAACGCATCTCATAATTTAAGTTTTATATGGTTAAGTTATGAAATACTTCCTAAAATATTTGAAGTAACCTCATTAAAATGTAGCGGTTTTACCAGTCCATTCTGTTGTAAATGAATGGAGATTTCTGCTAACCACATTTGGTGTTGCCATAATCGCCACATATAAATACCAGCGCAACTTTTTTGAGGAAGTGACGCGTTTTACAGCCAGTTTTGCCATAATCAGCACAACCCTATTCTAAGCGCTGGAAAGTTCTTGTTTCCGGGAAAGGGTTCCTCAGTTGAATGATTGCTTTTGTATGGGAATCTGTTATTGTTACCATATCATGTGACATATGGCTACTTTCGGAGTGTATTTTTTTGACGAacggccagtgtgtgtgtgtattttcaaaaataatattttttgttttttcaggtcGGTGCACAATGAACTGGAGAAGCACAGGTAATGGCTTGTGccttatattttgtattttgttgcaCATGGTTTGCATATTACCtcccattttaatttaactaAGGTATTAGAAATCAGAATTTTAATCTAAAGTGTATTCTTTGCATTTTACTTATACATTTTACTTATACATTAACTCACCATATTGTCCATTGTACCATATGGAGACCTGCTACACTAAACGTTGCATTTTAttcaacaaaatgtacaaaatcaatattttcccTCATTGACATGGGTATCAGTGATGTTGAGGTGCGGCAATGTCTTGGGTGCTTCAGTACCTCAGTATTACCCTGgtatacatgtgtacacaccTATGTGCACATAGGTGCAGTGTTTTAGTGTTGCAGTGCTGTGACGTTCCTTTGGTTCATGTATGCGCATACGTGTGTCCAGGCGGGCGCAGCTGAGGCAGTGtctggagcagctgaagcagcaggTGCCTCTTTCTTCGGACTCAGTCAGGAACACCACGCTCAACCTGCTGAGACGAGCTCGTCTGCACATCAAGGTGAGCGGCCGGGGACGCTGGGccaggtttttgtgtgtgtgtgcgtctgtctgtatgtgtgtgtgtctgcgagtgtgcgtgtgtctgtgtgtaggtgcgtgcgtgtgtatcaCAGAGGCTTGTTTGTGCTGCAGAAG
It contains:
- the LOC135250302 gene encoding lateral signaling target protein 2 homolog isoform X1, which codes for MLSALVRRWLNRPKRSDTRPLARFFFADEEVTRVTMELNAVDLRKDPQKYLVLLNRLRVSQDQMLRSIELVMEDCIPAQRQSRDYHVKFPDEILHENLGVQLWFAAECLSAGSFLEVREVEGQRLRPLAEQMLQCLEDARLQLREQSLGDGHAYSLPLREALLRYDSAFSQFELSYVSTVIPVKSAEELQRQQEIVVLFCETVDRALKLGYLKQELIDGYEPLVMFTIPRLAIICGLLIFPDGPLNLQHGSQGMSSLFSPFYTLLVKIRDLLRILTKEELYVLEKSLCAAESSGLLCSAPPAGHSPTDYVPMRAGDYGGSRRRLFRSAHAVPPPLRPTTPSETEPHPHSIALGDDRTAVHSPPQPSSAPSPELPSGAPPSVHHMPSSPLPPEPASPTSSAPPTILALPTTPPSGLSTAAGSTPSPQADCVTRPQPGEQIANATGLAAPVRERFYYYRSPAEPRVGTVAECTWRSRRRQSWHCGQLPPGTDPRRPGMGHNARHASSRDLRARYSSSNDMVHRLFVCISGVADQLQTNFASDMRAILKSVFELIVSRDDSEEENVENKRMEEEEKTVQEESGLQQEGCELCVDQRRGVPRVGNVAGPPVWVPDSACDHCMACHAPFTLLRRRHHCRSCGKIFCSRCSPNEAPLPRLGQRTPVRVCNHCFSCHTVGETAQL
- the LOC135250302 gene encoding lateral signaling target protein 2 homolog isoform X2; this encodes MELNAVDLRKDPQKYLVLLNRLRVSQDQMLRSIELVMEDCIPAQRQSRDYHVKFPDEILHENLGVQLWFAAECLSAGSFLEVREVEGQRLRPLAEQMLQCLEDARLQLREQSLGDGHAYSLPLREALLRYDSAFSQFELSYVSTVIPVKSAEELQRQQEIVVLFCETVDRALKLGYLKQELIDGYEPLVMFTIPRLAIICGLLIFPDGPLNLQHGSQGMSSLFSPFYTLLVKIRDLLRILTKEELYVLEKSLCAAESSGLLCSAPPAGHSPTDYVPMRAGDYGGSRRRLFRSAHAVPPPLRPTTPSETEPHPHSIALGDDRTAVHSPPQPSSAPSPELPSGAPPSVHHMPSSPLPPEPASPTSSAPPTILALPTTPPSGLSTAAGSTPSPQADCVTRPQPGEQIANATGLAAPVRERFYYYRSPAEPRVGTVAECTWRSRRRQSWHCGQLPPGTDPRRPGMGHNARHASSRDLRARYSSSNDMVHRLFVCISGVADQLQTNFASDMRAILKSVFELIVSRDDSEEENVENKRMEEEEKTVQEESGLQQEGCELCVDQRRGVPRVGNVAGPPVWVPDSACDHCMACHAPFTLLRRRHHCRSCGKIFCSRCSPNEAPLPRLGQRTPVRVCNHCFSCHTVGETAQL
- the mxd3 gene encoding max dimerization protein 3, translated to MTKMEINGCNIQVLLQAAEYLERREREAEHGYASVPPFYSKGASDKRGKQKNKKSDADSTRSVHNELEKHRRAQLRQCLEQLKQQVPLSSDSVRNTTLNLLRRARLHIKKLQEQDERAERLKDRLRWEQRGLRVRLEQLQGSERIRNDSLGSTVSSERSDSDREDMEVDVESMVFVCLESDGLGATQTEGDHSYSTPGCAWL